The Gammaproteobacteria bacterium genome includes a region encoding these proteins:
- a CDS encoding SDR family oxidoreductase, which translates to MAGSFQDKVVIITGASAGVGASAARQFAAEGARLVLVARGQEAVEAIAYEFGTDAVAVPMDVADEQACNEMLHRAQRHFGAINILVNNAGCNYRGPLETIEPRQLGQIVDVNLRAPIVLSRQVIPYLKRAGGGNIINVASIAGKIPVPDEAAYSATKFGLRAFSRALAAELAEDGISVSCVSPGPIDTGFIMEHLDKVPDYFFSQPISSANQVARLILECATDGRLERTIPATTGKLATAGYIFPRLADFLRPFLARKGKRIKAQYAERYEKARESARRREEQKATAKSADTE; encoded by the coding sequence AAGGGGCCAGGCTGGTGCTGGTGGCGCGAGGGCAGGAGGCCGTTGAGGCGATAGCCTACGAATTCGGCACAGATGCGGTCGCCGTGCCCATGGACGTTGCCGATGAGCAGGCGTGCAATGAAATGCTGCACCGGGCGCAGCGGCACTTCGGCGCGATCAACATCCTGGTCAACAATGCCGGCTGTAATTACCGTGGTCCGCTCGAGACCATAGAGCCGCGCCAGCTCGGACAGATCGTCGATGTAAACCTGCGCGCGCCGATAGTCTTATCGCGCCAGGTTATCCCTTACCTCAAGCGCGCCGGCGGTGGCAACATCATCAATGTCGCGTCGATAGCCGGCAAGATACCGGTACCGGATGAAGCGGCCTATTCAGCGACCAAGTTTGGCCTGCGTGCTTTCAGCCGTGCGCTGGCGGCCGAGCTGGCTGAAGACGGTATCAGCGTGTCCTGCGTATCGCCCGGTCCGATCGACACGGGTTTTATCATGGAGCATCTCGACAAGGTGCCGGACTACTTTTTTTCACAGCCGATCAGCAGCGCTAACCAGGTTGCACGGCTGATTCTTGAATGCGCCACAGACGGTCGGCTGGAACGAACCATACCGGCCACGACCGGCAAGCTGGCAACGGCAGGCTATATTTTCCCTCGGTTGGCGGACTTCCTGCGGCCATTCCTGGCGCGGAAAGGCAAACGCATCAAGGCGCAGTACGCCGAGCGTTACGAAAAAGCCCGGGAAAGTGCCCGCCGGCGTGAGGAGCAAAAGGCCACAGCCAAATCCGCAGACACTGAATGA
- a CDS encoding biotin--[acetyl-CoA-carboxylase] ligase, whose product MQVVTLIARLADGAWHRVDDMKETCRQLEALGLDAEVMEDRCRLAYPLDLLDQAAIATLLPPGVELDVAAVVDSTNTRLAQRPPPPVGTTSVLAAEFQYGGRGRLQRKWVSPYASGVCLSLAQQLEPPPDMPAALSLVTGVATLRALRELAVTGVGLKWPNDIVWRGAKLGGVLLEASTTAAGLHVVTGIGINVRLPGAAAEVIAGDGGIEATDLHAIDPALCLRRNELTAALVSHTRAALTQFASDGFAPFREQWNDADVLNGSAVSVSGADTITGVAGGINESGALVVRSGNMTHHLVAGDVRVRET is encoded by the coding sequence ATGCAGGTTGTAACCCTGATTGCGCGCCTGGCCGATGGCGCATGGCACCGGGTCGACGACATGAAAGAGACGTGTCGCCAGCTGGAAGCCCTGGGTCTCGACGCGGAAGTAATGGAAGATCGGTGCCGCCTGGCATACCCGCTGGACCTGCTCGATCAGGCCGCGATTGCCACTCTGCTGCCGCCGGGTGTCGAGCTTGATGTTGCCGCCGTAGTTGATTCGACCAACACGCGGCTGGCGCAGCGTCCGCCGCCTCCGGTCGGAACAACCAGCGTACTCGCCGCCGAGTTTCAGTATGGCGGCCGTGGTCGACTGCAGCGTAAATGGGTATCACCTTATGCCAGCGGAGTTTGTCTGTCGCTGGCACAACAGCTCGAACCGCCCCCCGACATGCCCGCAGCGCTGAGCCTGGTCACCGGCGTGGCGACACTGCGGGCGTTGCGTGAGCTGGCGGTAACCGGCGTCGGGCTGAAGTGGCCCAACGATATAGTCTGGCGGGGCGCAAAGCTGGGCGGTGTGTTGCTCGAAGCTTCCACCACAGCGGCCGGACTGCACGTGGTAACCGGAATCGGTATCAACGTGCGCCTGCCGGGAGCGGCAGCCGAGGTCATTGCCGGCGATGGCGGAATTGAAGCGACCGATCTGCATGCCATTGATCCGGCACTGTGTCTGCGGCGCAACGAGCTGACGGCTGCGCTGGTGAGCCATACAAGAGCCGCGCTGACGCAATTTGCGAGCGACGGTTTTGCGCCATTCCGCGAACAGTGGAATGATGCCGATGTGCTCAACGGCAGTGCAGTGAGCGTGTCCGGCGCTGATACCATAACCGGTGTGGCCGGTGGCATAAACGAGTCAGGAGCGCTGGTGGTGCGGAGCGGAAATATGACGCACCATCTTGTCGCCGGCGACGTCAGGGTGCGGGAAACATGA
- a CDS encoding DMT family transporter produces MISFSAVFVKLVSMGPTAIGFYRVFIAGVILMLFVRLRGGILLKGGAMGLIVAAALFYMGDLWVWHQSIEWIGPGLATLLAAFQVFILTAVGILVYRERAGWRLFVAVPLALLGLTLLVGLDWSILSPEKRAGVWLGLATAVFYAGYLLCLREARARAVDRTAAGDLALVSLTTAVFLGAASFYAGETLVVEQATDAAWLTTYAIGSQVIAWVLISSGLPHIPASRAGLLLLLQPTLSFVWDILFFHRPVAAHEAAGLVIALFAIWLGSQRTDNPTASDKIAD; encoded by the coding sequence ATGATCAGCTTCTCGGCGGTGTTCGTGAAGCTTGTCAGCATGGGGCCGACGGCGATTGGCTTCTACCGCGTGTTTATTGCCGGCGTCATCCTCATGCTGTTTGTCCGGCTGCGTGGCGGGATACTGCTGAAAGGCGGCGCAATGGGGCTGATAGTCGCCGCCGCGCTGTTTTACATGGGCGATCTGTGGGTGTGGCACCAGAGCATCGAGTGGATCGGTCCGGGGCTGGCTACTCTGCTGGCTGCATTCCAGGTATTTATCCTGACCGCAGTCGGGATCCTGGTCTATCGTGAGCGCGCCGGCTGGCGCCTGTTCGTGGCCGTGCCGCTGGCGCTGCTGGGGCTGACACTGCTGGTTGGTCTGGATTGGTCGATACTGTCGCCGGAAAAGCGCGCCGGCGTGTGGCTGGGGCTGGCGACAGCGGTGTTCTACGCCGGGTACCTGCTTTGCCTGCGCGAAGCGCGGGCGCGGGCGGTCGATCGCACCGCTGCCGGTGACCTCGCGCTGGTCTCGCTGACCACGGCGGTATTCCTCGGCGCGGCATCTTTTTACGCCGGCGAAACACTGGTGGTCGAGCAGGCCACGGACGCCGCCTGGCTGACCACCTACGCGATTGGCTCGCAGGTAATCGCCTGGGTGCTGATATCCAGCGGTTTGCCGCATATTCCCGCATCGCGGGCCGGGCTGCTGCTGTTGCTGCAGCCAACGTTGTCATTTGTGTGGGATATCCTGTTTTTCCACCGACCGGTTGCCGCGCACGAAGCAGCCGGCCTGGTCATTGCCTTGTTTGCCATCTGGCTGGGCTCACAACGCACGGATAACCCGACGGCGTCTGATAAAATCGCCGACTGA
- a CDS encoding amidinotransferase — MRLDNQARSSVPEQTANTQSAATVMMIRPAAFNANPLTAETNAFQKSDAPDASQLLAAAQREFDGLAAKLAAAGVEVCVFQDDSDAVRPDAVFPNNWITTHADGSVVLYPMLAENRRTERRPDLVHRLATEHGFVVRTIVDFSPYELTGKILEGTGSMILDRVNSVVYACRSQRTDADVLAEFCDRFDCRPVLFDAVDRNGLAIYHTNVMMTLGTAFAVVCLESICDPGERDTLVVSLEQTGHELIEITYTQMEQFAGNMLELRAAETLVIAMSQRARDSLAPDQVAALERHANLVSSPIEMLEDYGGGSVRCMLAEIFLPKENMQ, encoded by the coding sequence ATGAGGTTGGATAACCAGGCGAGGTCGTCAGTGCCCGAGCAAACAGCTAACACGCAAAGCGCGGCCACGGTCATGATGATTCGCCCTGCAGCGTTTAACGCCAACCCGTTAACGGCCGAAACCAACGCTTTCCAGAAAAGTGATGCGCCGGATGCTTCGCAGCTGCTTGCCGCCGCACAGCGTGAATTTGATGGGCTGGCTGCAAAGCTGGCAGCTGCCGGCGTAGAGGTTTGTGTGTTCCAGGATGACAGTGATGCGGTCAGGCCTGATGCGGTATTCCCGAATAACTGGATAACCACCCATGCCGACGGCAGCGTGGTGCTGTACCCGATGCTGGCAGAAAACCGCCGCACCGAGCGGCGCCCCGACCTGGTCCATCGTCTGGCTACCGAGCACGGATTCGTTGTCAGGACTATCGTCGATTTCTCGCCCTACGAGCTCACCGGCAAGATACTCGAAGGCACCGGCAGCATGATCCTCGACCGGGTCAACAGCGTTGTCTATGCGTGCCGCTCACAGCGGACCGATGCTGACGTACTGGCGGAATTCTGCGACCGGTTTGACTGCCGGCCGGTCCTGTTTGACGCTGTTGATCGCAACGGGCTGGCGATATATCACACCAACGTGATGATGACGCTGGGAACGGCCTTCGCTGTCGTTTGCCTGGAAAGTATTTGTGATCCGGGCGAGCGCGACACGCTGGTTGTTTCGCTGGAGCAAACCGGGCACGAGCTGATTGAAATCACCTACACACAGATGGAACAGTTCGCAGGCAACATGCTGGAGCTGCGCGCTGCCGAAACCCTGGTGATTGCCATGTCACAGCGCGCCCGCGACAGCCTTGCTCCGGACCAGGTGGCAGCGCTGGAGCGGCACGCAAATTTAGTCTCGTCACCGATCGAAATGCTGGAGGACTATGGCGGTGGCAGCGTGCGCTGCATGCTGGCCGAGATTTTTCTGCCAAAGGAGAATATGCAATGA
- a CDS encoding galactose oxidase produces the protein MRQSCLALLLAVALPTAAAPVPGLPVAVSNNAVAGVVLDDGFHMVSLMGLLEGRTWRDTTSTAWHLPPAAAKWRRLPDVPGGAGRLAGAAVGLGGLVYIFGGYTVAEDHSEVSVPLVHALDVRQDSYVELAPMPVPVDDTVALAYAGRYIYLVSGWHDSGNVNLVQLYDTETGQWHQATPWPGAPVFGHAGGIVDDQIVVCDGVRIETTRKQRRFRAAKRCLSGRVRAGDPRRIDWVVMPHHPGPALYRMAATGTQLDGEPAILFAGGSDNPYNYNGIGYDGRPSSPSSRVFAWLTDTGRWQKKPSLSVATMDHRGLLAHQGQYVIVGGMREGQAVTAAVVAYQP, from the coding sequence TTGAGGCAGTCCTGCCTGGCGTTGTTGCTTGCCGTCGCGTTGCCGACGGCCGCCGCTCCGGTGCCGGGGTTGCCGGTGGCAGTGAGCAACAATGCCGTTGCCGGCGTCGTCCTGGATGACGGTTTCCACATGGTGAGCCTGATGGGGCTACTGGAAGGCAGGACCTGGCGCGATACCACCAGCACCGCCTGGCACCTGCCGCCCGCGGCGGCAAAGTGGCGCAGATTACCCGATGTGCCTGGCGGTGCCGGGCGACTGGCGGGAGCAGCAGTTGGGCTCGGCGGCCTGGTTTACATCTTTGGCGGTTACACGGTGGCGGAAGATCACAGCGAAGTTTCCGTTCCGCTGGTGCATGCACTGGACGTGCGGCAGGACAGCTATGTCGAGCTCGCACCGATGCCGGTTCCGGTCGACGATACCGTCGCCCTGGCTTACGCCGGTCGCTACATTTACCTGGTCAGTGGCTGGCACGACTCCGGCAACGTCAACCTGGTGCAGCTTTACGACACCGAAACCGGTCAGTGGCACCAGGCGACGCCATGGCCCGGCGCACCGGTATTTGGACATGCGGGCGGCATCGTCGATGACCAGATCGTTGTCTGCGACGGTGTGCGAATTGAAACCACGCGGAAACAGCGCAGGTTCCGGGCGGCGAAGCGTTGCCTGTCTGGCCGTGTTCGCGCCGGCGACCCGCGTCGGATCGACTGGGTGGTCATGCCGCATCATCCCGGGCCGGCCCTGTATCGGATGGCTGCCACCGGGACACAACTCGACGGCGAGCCGGCCATTCTGTTCGCCGGTGGCAGCGATAACCCGTACAACTACAACGGCATCGGCTACGACGGCAGGCCGTCATCGCCCTCATCACGCGTATTTGCCTGGCTCACCGATACCGGACGCTGGCAAAAAAAGCCGTCCTTGTCAGTGGCAACGATGGATCATCGCGGGCTGCTGGCACATCAGGGGCAATATGTGATCGTTGGTGGCATGCGCGAAGGGCAGGCGGTAACCGCAGCCGTTGTGGCATACCAGCCCTGA
- a CDS encoding PaaI family thioesterase yields MSGQCLQEQYAPHNACFGCGPANEQGLRVRSIPDGDAVVAEWQPQRHHEAFPGVLCGGIIGTLLDCHCNWTAAWHLMRQAAADRPPCTVTADYTITLKRPAPTDAPVSLRATVASIDADRATIEGELVAGGKVCATCRGTFVAVKPGHPAYHRW; encoded by the coding sequence ATGAGTGGCCAGTGCCTGCAGGAGCAATATGCGCCGCACAATGCATGCTTCGGCTGCGGTCCGGCCAACGAGCAGGGGCTGCGTGTGCGCAGTATTCCCGACGGTGACGCTGTTGTTGCCGAATGGCAGCCGCAGCGGCATCACGAGGCGTTCCCCGGTGTTCTGTGTGGCGGCATTATCGGCACGTTGCTCGATTGTCACTGCAACTGGACTGCGGCCTGGCACCTGATGCGCCAGGCGGCGGCTGATCGCCCGCCGTGTACGGTAACGGCTGACTACACGATCACGCTGAAGCGGCCTGCACCCACGGATGCTCCGGTGAGCTTGCGCGCAACGGTTGCCAGTATCGATGCTGATCGCGCCACCATCGAGGGTGAACTTGTCGCCGGCGGCAAGGTGTGTGCCACCTGCCGCGGAACATTTGTCGCCGTGAAGCCGGGCCACCCGGCTTATCATCGCTGGTAA
- the plsY gene encoding glycerol-3-phosphate 1-O-acyltransferase PlsY — MLEFGTKLLLSYLLGSVNGSLLLGWLRGFDIRTEGSGNAGATNALRTHGFLFALLVMLIDVGKGVAAVLLVAPMDVFAMPLLQPGWTAAACGVAAVVGHIAPFWFDFRGGKGGATAVGALLGLWPLAVLPVAMVWLVVLTGTGFVGFATMCAAVTMPLFVLLYQPAGPDLPLLFYGAAIAALVVYAHRSNIANMRSGTENRMAGAMFWRRKA, encoded by the coding sequence ATGCTGGAATTCGGTACAAAACTGCTTTTGAGCTACCTGCTCGGCTCGGTAAACGGCTCATTGTTGCTGGGCTGGCTGCGTGGTTTTGATATACGCACGGAAGGCAGCGGCAATGCCGGGGCCACCAATGCATTGCGTACGCACGGATTCCTTTTTGCCTTGCTTGTTATGCTGATCGACGTGGGCAAGGGCGTCGCCGCCGTTTTGCTGGTAGCGCCGATGGATGTGTTTGCCATGCCGTTGTTACAGCCGGGCTGGACGGCAGCGGCCTGTGGTGTCGCTGCTGTGGTCGGGCACATTGCGCCTTTCTGGTTTGATTTTCGTGGTGGAAAGGGTGGCGCCACAGCCGTCGGCGCATTGCTGGGCTTGTGGCCGCTGGCAGTGTTGCCAGTGGCAATGGTGTGGCTGGTCGTGCTGACCGGCACCGGCTTTGTCGGCTTCGCAACAATGTGTGCGGCGGTCACGATGCCGCTGTTTGTGTTGCTCTATCAGCCAGCCGGCCCTGATCTGCCGCTGCTTTTCTATGGTGCCGCCATCGCCGCGCTGGTGGTGTACGCGCACCGCTCCAACATCGCCAACATGCGCAGCGGTACCGAGAACCGTATGGCCGGCGCGATGTTCTGGCGCCGCAAAGCCTGA
- a CDS encoding M61 family metallopeptidase, whose translation MAVQAKIHYQIVPADPGGHIFEVHCHIAEPDADGQRLSLPAWTPGSYLVRDFAGHVIELEASCGGDETGVSKADKSSWQCAPCKGPLVVHYRVYAKDLSVRGAHLDSTRGFFNGPCIFLRVHGQENQRCTVHMERHGHDRFSGWRLATSMRRLDAEPHGFGLYEAADYDELIDHPVETGEFETQYFEAHGVPHQLVVSGRHHSDLARVARDLKAVCEYQMELFGLPAPIDRYVFLLTVLGSGYGGLEHRWSCAMMASRGDLPAYGSDEVTDAYRGFLGLASHEYFHLWNVRRIRPAPVAESDLSREAYTRQLWIFEGITSYYDDLSLLRAGVISSDSYLDLVSNMATRVWSGRGRFTQSLADASFDAWVKFYKRDHNAPNTQVSYYTKGALAALGLDLTIRERTADACSLDDVMRAVWQQYGLTDTPLPEGRFEQLCTEVCGTDLGDYFDSVIYGVTDPPLDELLARLGVTFTMLPLPDGQNRPPVKPPTGNVPALHIGFANDNGKLMVTTVFQHGPAHRAGLASGDELLALEGVRVTPDNYQQLLSRYRPRDLVRIDVFRRDELLRFTAELDPAPPAAVRVAIDSDAGSASVEIRRLWMQGKTH comes from the coding sequence GTGGCTGTGCAGGCAAAGATCCACTACCAGATTGTCCCGGCAGACCCGGGCGGACATATCTTCGAAGTCCACTGCCACATTGCCGAACCTGATGCGGACGGGCAGCGACTCTCGCTGCCGGCGTGGACACCGGGAAGTTACCTGGTGCGCGACTTTGCCGGTCACGTCATCGAGCTGGAAGCGAGCTGTGGCGGCGATGAGACGGGTGTAAGCAAGGCGGACAAGTCCAGTTGGCAGTGCGCGCCGTGCAAAGGGCCACTGGTGGTTCATTACCGGGTGTATGCAAAAGACCTGTCAGTCCGTGGTGCCCATCTCGACAGCACCCGAGGGTTTTTTAACGGGCCGTGTATTTTCCTGCGTGTACACGGACAGGAAAACCAGCGTTGCACCGTGCATATGGAGCGTCACGGGCATGATCGCTTTTCCGGATGGCGCCTTGCCACGTCGATGCGGCGCCTCGATGCAGAGCCGCATGGTTTCGGGTTGTACGAAGCTGCCGATTATGACGAACTGATTGACCACCCCGTGGAAACAGGCGAATTCGAGACCCAGTACTTCGAAGCGCACGGCGTGCCGCACCAGCTGGTTGTCAGCGGCCGTCACCACAGCGACCTGGCACGGGTTGCGCGCGACCTGAAAGCAGTCTGCGAGTACCAGATGGAGCTGTTTGGCCTGCCGGCACCCATCGACCGCTATGTATTCCTGTTAACCGTGCTCGGCAGTGGCTATGGCGGCCTGGAACACCGCTGGTCCTGCGCCATGATGGCGAGTCGCGGCGACCTGCCGGCCTACGGTAGCGACGAGGTGACTGATGCCTATCGCGGTTTTCTCGGGCTGGCCAGTCACGAGTATTTCCACCTGTGGAACGTGCGGCGCATTCGCCCGGCGCCGGTTGCCGAGTCCGACCTGTCGCGCGAGGCGTACACGCGACAGCTGTGGATTTTTGAAGGCATTACTTCGTACTACGATGACCTCAGCCTGTTGCGGGCCGGCGTAATCAGTTCCGATTCCTATCTTGACCTGGTCAGCAACATGGCAACGCGCGTGTGGTCCGGCCGTGGCCGCTTCACGCAGAGCCTGGCTGATGCCAGCTTCGACGCCTGGGTGAAGTTCTACAAGCGCGATCACAACGCGCCCAATACCCAGGTCAGTTATTACACCAAGGGAGCGCTGGCAGCGCTGGGTCTGGACCTGACCATAAGGGAACGTACGGCTGATGCCTGCAGCCTCGATGATGTCATGCGCGCGGTCTGGCAGCAGTACGGGCTGACCGATACGCCGCTGCCCGAGGGCCGGTTCGAGCAGTTGTGCACCGAGGTTTGCGGCACTGATTTGGGCGACTACTTCGACAGCGTTATATATGGTGTCACCGACCCGCCGCTCGATGAGCTGCTTGCCAGGCTGGGCGTGACGTTTACCATGTTGCCGTTACCGGACGGCCAGAACCGGCCGCCGGTCAAGCCGCCGACCGGCAATGTGCCTGCGTTGCATATCGGTTTTGCCAATGACAATGGCAAATTGATGGTAACGACCGTGTTTCAGCACGGGCCGGCGCATCGTGCGGGGCTTGCCAGTGGTGACGAGCTGCTGGCGCTTGAGGGTGTGCGCGTTACACCTGACAACTATCAGCAGCTGTTGTCGCGTTATCGCCCGCGTGACCTGGTGCGTATCGATGTATTCCGGCGTGATGAACTGCTGCGTTTCACCGCGGAGCTCGATCCGGCGCCACCTGCGGCGGTTCGTGTCGCTATCGACAGCGATGCCGGTAGTGCTTCGGTGGAGATACGGCGACTGTGGATGCAAGGTAAAACGCATTGA
- a CDS encoding histidine triad nucleotide-binding protein, with product MNEKSLFTRIIDREIPAEIVHEDDHCIAINDISPQAPLHVLVIPKKPIARLSDGGAAEAELFGHLMLTGAAIARDAGHEDFRLVVNNGAGAGQSVFHLHVHVLAGRGLSWPPG from the coding sequence ATGAACGAAAAATCGCTGTTTACCCGCATCATCGATCGCGAGATTCCGGCCGAGATCGTACACGAGGACGATCACTGCATTGCGATCAATGACATCAGCCCGCAGGCGCCATTGCATGTGCTGGTGATTCCAAAAAAGCCGATCGCAAGACTGAGTGATGGCGGTGCTGCCGAGGCTGAGTTATTTGGCCATCTCATGCTCACCGGCGCAGCAATTGCGCGTGACGCCGGCCACGAAGATTTTCGACTGGTGGTCAACAATGGCGCCGGCGCCGGTCAGTCAGTCTTTCACCTGCACGTGCACGTGCTGGCCGGACGGGGTTTGAGCTGGCCACCCGGCTGA
- a CDS encoding tetratricopeptide repeat protein, translated as MTFFEELRQRNVFRVAAGYVLLSWLILQVVDIVLPLIGAPEWVGRFMLLVLAIGFPIALFLSWAYEFTSEGVRRESDVVRDAATAKAVSRKIDFAIIGLLSLALLYLLASRYLDGTGRPGEMTQLSRDVTQTPLENAVAVLPFDNRSALESDVFFTDGMHDDLLTYLSRFESLKVISRTSVMRYKGTKKSIPEIARELGVAAIMEGGVQRSGDKVRINVQLIDAATDEHVWANIYDRTLTAENLFEIQTEIATSIARELEATLTPREQQRLQQAPTQSLDAYQEYLIGRQRMEGRTTAGLAESERRFRTALDYDSEFAPAWASLADSYQLQMYYSGYPRLEGALKARNAIDRALQLDPDLGEAYISLALMSRGDDAERAYRKGISLNPNYARGHQWYGWWLSRNGRLEQAESHLHQAVTLDPLSPIIQNSLGRVYQKKGDIDAAVDRFNRALEIDPGFAEAHAELAAYEYFVRGRCDSALAAIERYKELDPGKPKAYALPSFIFLHLGEPDLAAEWAQRSIELGAGSGEANYAMALLHLYRDEPRDAARYLDRLHEIDASFARAVNKLRDIELRNGSQRKARRRYLAAFPQLGEKAPQVDLRNYAAAVGFAHLLQQQGRTESAAVLLDAAMQVLSGVPRQARAWEGVGVLDAEIHALQGRTDEALAAIRQAIVAGWRDEWWYQEKYNPHFDELRQHPGFVQLFDVIRADLARQRERVRSMQDRGDITIGAVYDGLAP; from the coding sequence ATGACCTTTTTTGAGGAACTGCGCCAGCGCAATGTATTCCGCGTCGCCGCCGGATACGTGCTGCTGTCATGGCTGATCCTGCAGGTGGTCGATATCGTGCTGCCGCTCATCGGCGCTCCGGAATGGGTTGGGCGGTTCATGCTCCTGGTGCTGGCAATTGGTTTTCCGATTGCGCTGTTCCTGTCGTGGGCCTACGAATTCACGTCCGAGGGCGTACGGCGCGAAAGTGACGTGGTGCGGGATGCGGCAACCGCAAAAGCTGTCAGCCGCAAAATCGACTTTGCCATCATCGGCCTGCTGTCGCTGGCGCTGCTCTACCTGCTGGCCAGCCGCTATCTCGACGGCACCGGCCGGCCGGGTGAGATGACCCAACTGTCCCGCGACGTTACACAAACGCCGCTGGAAAACGCGGTTGCAGTGCTGCCGTTCGATAATCGCAGTGCGCTCGAGTCCGATGTTTTTTTCACTGACGGAATGCACGATGATCTGCTGACCTACCTGTCACGCTTCGAATCACTCAAGGTGATTTCGCGCACCTCGGTCATGCGTTACAAGGGAACGAAAAAATCGATCCCGGAAATTGCCCGTGAGCTGGGCGTTGCGGCAATCATGGAAGGTGGCGTGCAGCGATCGGGTGACAAGGTTCGGATAAACGTGCAGCTGATCGATGCAGCCACTGATGAACACGTGTGGGCCAACATTTATGACCGCACCCTCACGGCCGAGAACCTGTTCGAGATCCAGACCGAAATTGCGACGTCGATTGCGCGTGAGCTCGAAGCAACGTTAACGCCGAGGGAGCAGCAGCGGTTGCAGCAGGCACCGACGCAAAGCCTCGATGCCTACCAGGAATACCTGATTGGCCGGCAGCGCATGGAGGGGCGCACCACGGCGGGGCTGGCCGAATCCGAGCGACGGTTCCGCACGGCGCTCGACTACGACAGCGAGTTCGCCCCGGCCTGGGCCAGCCTGGCCGATTCTTATCAGCTGCAGATGTATTACAGCGGTTATCCACGACTCGAAGGTGCACTGAAGGCGCGCAACGCCATCGACAGGGCGCTGCAACTCGATCCCGATCTCGGTGAGGCCTATATCTCGCTGGCCCTGATGAGCCGTGGTGACGATGCCGAACGCGCCTATCGCAAGGGCATCAGCCTCAACCCCAACTACGCGCGTGGTCACCAGTGGTACGGCTGGTGGCTGAGCCGCAACGGGCGGCTGGAACAGGCTGAGTCACACCTGCACCAGGCGGTCACGCTCGATCCGTTGTCACCAATAATCCAGAACAGCCTGGGCCGCGTGTACCAGAAAAAAGGCGATATCGACGCAGCAGTCGATCGTTTCAACCGGGCCCTGGAAATTGATCCGGGCTTCGCCGAGGCGCATGCGGAGCTGGCAGCTTACGAGTATTTCGTCCGTGGCCGCTGCGATTCGGCCCTGGCTGCAATCGAGCGTTACAAGGAGCTCGATCCCGGCAAGCCCAAAGCCTATGCCTTGCCGTCATTTATATTCCTTCATCTGGGTGAGCCGGACCTGGCGGCAGAATGGGCTCAACGCAGCATCGAGCTTGGCGCCGGCTCCGGTGAGGCGAATTACGCGATGGCGTTGCTGCACCTGTACCGTGATGAGCCACGCGATGCCGCGCGTTATCTCGACCGGTTGCACGAAATCGATGCCAGTTTCGCCCGTGCTGTAAACAAGTTGCGTGATATTGAACTGCGCAACGGCAGCCAGAGAAAAGCCCGCAGACGTTACCTGGCTGCTTTCCCGCAGCTTGGTGAAAAAGCACCGCAGGTTGACCTGCGCAATTACGCAGCGGCGGTTGGTTTCGCTCACCTGCTGCAGCAGCAGGGCAGGACCGAGTCCGCGGCAGTCCTGCTCGATGCTGCCATGCAGGTACTGTCGGGTGTACCGCGCCAGGCGCGCGCCTGGGAAGGCGTCGGTGTGCTTGATGCCGAAATCCATGCGCTGCAGGGCCGGACAGATGAGGCTCTGGCTGCTATCCGCCAGGCTATCGTCGCCGGCTGGCGCGACGAATGGTGGTACCAGGAAAAATACAATCCACACTTTGACGAGCTGCGCCAGCATCCCGGGTTTGTTCAGCTGTTCGATGTTATCCGCGCCGACCTGGCCAGGCAGCGTGAGCGGGTGCGTTCAATGCAGGATCGCGGCGACATTACAATTGGCGCCGTGTACGACGGGTTAGCCCCCTGA